The Gemmatimonadota bacterium genome segment GCATTCGCCGAAATGCCTCATCATCTCTTCATCTCCGAAGATTTCCTCGAAGATCGCAAGATCGTCAGGAGTACATTGCCGGAGAATAAGCCTATTTGTCTCAAGTAGGCACTTGTATCCCACAAGTTCATTCCTTCAAGTTTGAAGACCAGACGGGCAGTTTCGGCTAACGGTGGGTGTGCCCGACGCGTGCCCAAGGCACGTGTGGGCTGGGTGGTGTGGTGTAGGGTTTGGCCACTGCGAATTAGCGGAAGCGGCACTATCGGCATTGAGACAAAGGCCAATCGGAAAGTGGCCTTTTCGTCCATGTCGATGGATGGAAAAAGTGACCCGCAACGCCTGATATGCCATCCAGTGAATCGAGCCAGATCTGAATGGCGATTCCCCAGAAATGCTCGAAGGAGCGATCCCTAAGACCTTGCGTAGCCAGATCATAGTGGGAAAGCACATCGTCCAGAAAGGTCTCACCGTACACCCAGAACCCATAGAAGTCCTTTGCTGGATCTGATATCCTGATGTCTCCCCAGTCAATGATGCCCGTCAGCTTCCCGGTTCGGGGATCGTAGTAGATATGTTTGGACCAGAGGTCGAAGTGGGTGAGGACAGGTGAGAAATCGTGGTTGATCTCTCCACTTCTTTGAATCCAACCTTGGAATACGTCTCGCGTTCGGCGATCCAAATCCTTCCAACGCTCCCTCATGAGCCTCCTCGCCATCGAGCGATTGCCAAGCGATTTATCCCTTGCCTCTACGCCCAGCTTTCGCACCGGTTCAAGCGGAGTCTTGTGCAAAGCGCTGAGAAAGCGGCCCAGTCTCCTTGCTTCTGAATGCCGTCTTGCTTTCGACAGCCTCTGGAAGCGCCAGGGAGAAAGACGTGTTCCGGGAATAGTCCTGTAGCCAGCGAAATCGTTCGACGACTTTGGCACGTATGCGTAGTCGGGTATCGGAATATCACTCAACCGAGGCCGGATGAGATCGAGGACCGCCCGCTCTCGCGCAAGATCCGTATCCTCATCTTCCACGTCGTTCTCAAACCGAAACGCGATGCCGTTGTCCAGCAGAAACATCACGTGATCGGGTCGGCTGTGTGTCTGAACTCTTCTGTAATTCGTCCACTTGAGGCGCGGGAATTCCTCCCTGATTCTCTGCAAGTACCACTGCGTCTTATGTGGTTTCATCTGGTCTGCTCCAAGTGAGTGCCCGATCCAAGATGCTTTTCAGTTTCCGCTAACTACGAGATTATAGATATACGCTCCGTAAGTGCAGGTTTTCAGTTGATATATGCCATTGTTTTACAGTGATATAGAAACTAAAAGCCCACGTAATTTGACTGTGGGCTTTTAGTGTGATTCCTACCTTTCGCAACTGATTTACAGATCAAATTTCAGTCTTTTCCTTCAGAGAGAGAAGTTGATCGCGCAGTTCTGCGGCGCGTTCGAAGTCTTCGAGGCCCACGGCTTCGCGGATCTGGTCGCGCAGGTCCTGGGATAGGGATTTGGGACGGTCGCGGCGAATCTCGTCTGCCCATTCCTGGAGGAAGGCGATTTCTTCGTTTTCGTCAATGAGGTCGTGACGGTCAAATTCTCTGAAGAAGGATCGAAGTTCGTCAATGCCGTCGTCAATTTTGGACAGTGCCATATCGTAGGCTTCGCGTTCGAGATACATCAGGACTTCAGCCCTTACGCGGTGGCCAATGACAAAGGGGCGATAGTGCTCAAACGCCATACGATCTTCCTCATCTTCTGCGTATTCTTTGACAAAGTCGAAAAGTTCGAGGTTGCGTTCGGCGTCTTTTTTGGCGTTGAGATATTCGCCTATTTCGAGAAAGCTAATGCGGCGATGATAATATTGGAGGGCTTCCATCTGGAGTTCCATACAGTTTTCAGAATTGAGCGCAAAGTTTTCTGGGCCGCGTTTTTGCGCCAGCGCTTTGTAATAGTGCAAGAGCGATTCATACCCTTCGGGCTGTTGACCGTCGGGGCGGCCGGTGACATCCATTTGCAAGATGCCCATTTCGATGCGGAGTTGAACTTTGGCACGACCATCATTCCCTCTGATTTTGCGAACACACAATTGCCCGGGTTCACAGGGCCAGTCATCCAGAAGAGGCTGAATATCTTTACTCATCGGTGCGTATCCTCCATTG includes the following:
- a CDS encoding phosphotransferase → MKPHKTQWYLQRIREEFPRLKWTNYRRVQTHSRPDHVMFLLDNGIAFRFENDVEDEDTDLARERAVLDLIRPRLSDIPIPDYAYVPKSSNDFAGYRTIPGTRLSPWRFQRLSKARRHSEARRLGRFLSALHKTPLEPVRKLGVEARDKSLGNRSMARRLMRERWKDLDRRTRDVFQGWIQRSGEINHDFSPVLTHFDLWSKHIYYDPRTGKLTGIIDWGDIRISDPAKDFYGFWVYGETFLDDVLSHYDLATQGLRDRSFEHFWGIAIQIWLDSLDGISGVAGHFFHPSTWTKRPLSDWPLSQCR